The Triticum aestivum cultivar Chinese Spring chromosome 3A, IWGSC CS RefSeq v2.1, whole genome shotgun sequence genome includes a region encoding these proteins:
- the LOC123057010 gene encoding leucine-rich repeat receptor protein kinase HPCA1 translates to MGSAAASSNQRQQQEAATSGSKKQRQRWQQAASGSGSSKAAARGSPAKQRRGGDEVGVEKGGDGRGSGVGRRRSRGRGGRSQGWAAGDGRPRTGTGRPGGVDGGLGAARALGAVRRRWGRGWGGTGSGAGAAAVGEGMRAARQWGAAWRWWGMGWGRGRGSAAVGGGDGGGGAVRVGIGRRRRRGLGKKAERLPGEINQSIIGLPAVRFGHTRRDLSARNLVSVLQYIPWSFLPRHHASALSNDDKEGGRAVWDLSNNPSLGGPLTPNIGNLKQLTILNLLGCSFTGNIPQEIGNLRQLTFLALNMNQFTGRIPPELGLLTSLSWLDLSANQLSGQIPVSRGSDPGLDKLVAAKHFHFSENQLTGPMDRRLFHANMTLIHVLFGNNSLTGPIPQSLGLVETLQIIRLDHNKFNGVVPDSIGNLTSLMELFMAGIRLTGTVPNALFSLPQMQRISLAENALGISLTMTGINSKLRVVNLTNNQIISIITVDPSYTGSLILTGNPACSANISFCKLKERQQDPYSTSLGPCGAISCPIGQLPNPETSQNCACTTPFEGVMTFQAPAFSDMTSPESFQQLESTLIQNLSLAPRSVALSNVDFSPGTPLRFRLKFFPDSEMGFNRSEVIRISSALANQIYKAPTQFGPYYFTAIPYFASVIIGIAIAGFVLIVGLVLVAIYALRQKKIAKEAVQRTTNPFASWGAGGKDNGDVPQLKGARYFVFEELKKCTNNFSETHEIGSGGYGKVYKGKIANGQIAAIKRAQQGSMQGAAEFKNEIELLSRVHHKNLVSLVGFCYEQGEQMLVYEYISNGTLRDNLMGKGGIQLDWMKRLKIAIGSAKGLAYLHELADPPIIHRDIKSTNILLDESLTAKVADFGLSKLVSDTQKGHVSTQVKGTLGYLDPEYYMTQQLSEKSDVYSFGVVMLELLTSRQPIEKGKYIVREIRTAIDQYDQEYYGLKSLIDPAIRDSAKLVGFRRFVQLAMECVEESAADRPTMNDVVKELETILQNEGGPLLNSASLSTEHSGDATGRGQEEHSPMKDDSSSSSAFDYNSVYSYSAVEPK, encoded by the exons cagcagcaagcagcaaCCAGCGGCAGCAGCAGGAAGCAGCAACCAGCGGCAGCAAGAAGCAGCGGCAGCGGTGGCAGCAAGCAGCAAGTGGCAGCGGTAGTAGCAAAGCAGCAGCAAGGGGCTCACCAGCgaagcagaggcggggcggcgacgaggtcggggtGGAGAAGGGCGGCGACGGGCGAGGCAGTGGCGTCGGCCGCCGGCGCAGTCGGGGACGGGGCGGCCGCAGCCAGGGATGGGCCGCCGGGGACGGGCGGCCGAGGACGGGGACGGGCCGGCCCGGCGGCGTCGACGGCGGTCTTGGGGCGGCGCGGGCACTAggggcggtgcggcggcggtgggggaGGGGATGGGGCGGCACGGGCAGTGgggccggtgcggcggcggtgggggaGGGGATGAGGGCGGCCAGGCAGTGGGGAGCGGCGTGGCGGTGGTGGGGGATGGGAtgggggcgggggcggggcagCGCCGCAGTTGGGGGAGGGGATGGGGGTGGCGGCGCGGTGAGGGTCGggatagggcggcggcggcggcgagg TTTAGGAAAAAAGGCGGAGCGTTTACCTGgagaaatcaatcaatcaatcattgGCCTGCCGGCCGTCCGGTTTGGCCACACGCGCAGGGATCTTTCCGCGCGCAACCTCGTCTCTGTTCTCCAATACATCCCATGGAGTTTCCTGCCTCGACATCACGCGTCGGCTCTCAGCAACGACGACAAG GAAGGAGGGCGCGCCGTTTG GGATCTGTCTAACAATCCAAGTCTTGGAGGTCCACTTACCCCAAATATTGGAAATCTGAAGCAGCTCACCATTCT GAATTTGCTAGGATGCAGCTTTACTGGTAACATCCCACAAGAGATAGGCAACTTAAGACAGCTCACATTCCT GGCCCTAAACATGAATCAATTCACTGGCAGAATACCCCCAGAACTTGGCCTTCTCACAAGTCTCTCTTGGTTGGACTTGTCGGCCAATCAATTGTCAGGACAAATCCCAGTTTCGAGAGGTTCAGACCCAGGGTTGGATAAACTTGTCGCCGCAAAGCATTT CCATTTTAGCGAGAACCAGTTGACAGGCCCAATGGACAGAAGGCTTTTCCATGCCAATATGACCCTCATACATGT GCTATTTGGCAACAATAGCCTTACTGGACCAATCCCCCAATCTCTTGGGCTTGTCGAAACACTTCAAATTAT CCGACTAGACCATAACAAATTCAATGGTGTGGTACCTGATAGTATCGGTAACCTGACTAGCCTGATGGAACT ATTCATGGCTGGTATCCGTCTTACTGGGACAGTACCCAATGCTCTTTTCAGCCTCCCACAGATGCAGAGAAT ATCACTAGCTGAGAATGCCCTTGGAATCTCACTGACTATGACTGGTATCAACTCAAAACTGCGGGTTGTTAATTTGACAAATAATCAAATCATCAGTATTATTACAGTTGACCCAAGCTACACTGGCAGCCTAAT ACTAACAGGGAATCCTGCATGCTCAGCCAATATCAGTTTCTGCAAACTCAAGGAAAGGCAGCAAGATCCATACTCTACTAGCCTAGGCCCCTGCGGTGCTATTTCTTGCCCTATTGGTCAGTTACCAAATCCAGAGACTTCACAGAACTGCGCTTGCACTACCCCCTTCGAGGGTGTGATGACCTTCCAAGCACCTGCCTTCTCTGACATGACAAGCCCCGAGTCATTCCAACAATTGGAGTCGACGCTTATACAGAACCTTAGCCTAGCTCCAAGATCAGTTGCACTTTCCAATGTTGACTTCAGCCCAGGAACTCCTCTAAGATTCAGATTGAAGTTTTTTCCAGACAGTGAAATGGGCTTCAATCGCTCAGAAGTTATAAGAATCAGTTCTGCTTTGGCCAACCAAATTTATAAAGCTCCAACTCAATTTGGACCATATTACTTCACAGCAATCCCATACTTTGCAA GTGTAATAATTGGAATAGCAATCGCTGGCTTTGTCCTTATTGTCGGTCTTGTTCTGGTAGCAATATATGCTCTACGGCAGAAGAAAATAGCCAAGGAGGCAGTACAGCGGACTACTAATCCATTTG CATCATGGGGAGCAGGTGGTAAAGATAACGGAGACGTACCACAATTGAAAGGAGCAAGATATTTTGTATTTGAGGAGCTGAAGAAATGCACCAATAATTTCTCAGAAACTCATGAGATAGGATCTGGAGGATATGGAAAg GTTTACAAAGGAAAGATTGCGAATGGACAAATAGCTGCAATAAAACGCGCACAGCAAGGATCCATGCAAGGTGCAGCTGAGTTCAAGAATGAGATTGAACTCCTGTCCAGAGTGCATCACAAGAACCTAGTGAGCTTAGTAGGTTTCTGCTATGAACAAGGGGAGCAGATGTTGGTTTATGAGTATATTTCCAATGGGACACTCAGGGACAACTTGATGG GTAAAGGAGGGATACAGTTGGATTGGATGAAGAGACTTAAGATCGCAATTGGGTCTGCTAAAGGCCTGGCATACCTTCATGAACTTGCTGATCCACCAATTATTCACAgagatataaaatcaaccaatatACTTTTGGACGAAAGTCTAACTGCAAAGGTAGCTGATTTTGGTCTTTCGAAGCTAGTGTCTGACACGCAAAAGGGACATGTTTCTACCCAAGTGAAGGGAACATTG GGTTATTTGGATCCTGAGTACTACATGACTCAACAGCTCTCCGAGAAGAGTGATGTCTATAGCTTCGGAGTTGTCATGCTAGAGCTATTAACTTCCAGGCAGCCCATAGAGAAGGGTAAGTACATTGTGCGTGAGATCAGGACCGCAATAGACCAGTATGATCAAGAGTACTATGGCTTGAAGAGCCTAATTGATCCAGCAATCAGGGATTCAGCTAAATTAGTTGGCTTCAGGAGATTCGTGCAATTGGCTATGGAATGTGTAGAAGAATCTGCTGCTGACCGCCCGACAATGAATGATGTGGTCAAGGAACTTGAGACCATTTTACAGAATGAAGGGGGGCCGTTGTTAAATTCAGCATCTTTGTCAACTGAACATTCTGGAGATGCAACAGGTAGAGGCCAAGAGGAACACTCTCCTATGAAAgatgacagcagcagcagcagtgcttTTGATTACAATAGTGTATATTCATACTCAGCTGTTGAACCAAAGTAG